From the Solea senegalensis isolate Sse05_10M linkage group LG16, IFAPA_SoseM_1, whole genome shotgun sequence genome, one window contains:
- the LOC122783470 gene encoding histone-binding protein RBBP4 isoform X2, with the protein MADKDAAFDDAVEERVINEEYKIWKKNTPFLYDLVMTHALEWPSLTAQWLPDVTRPEGKDYSVHRLVLGTHTSDEQNHLVIASVQLPNDDAQFDASHYDSEKGENIEFGGFGSVSGKIEIEIKINHEGEVNRARYMPQNPCIIATKTPTSDVLVFDYTKHPSKPDPSGECTPDLRLRGHQKEGYGLSWNPNLSGCLLSASDDHTICLWDISTVPKEGKIVDAKTIFTGHTAVVEDVSWHLLHESLFGSVADDQKLMIWDTRSNNTSKPSHAVDAHTAEVNCLSFNPYSEFILATGSADKTVALWDLRNLKLKLHSFESHKDEIFQVQWSPHNETILASSGTDRRLNVWDLSKIGEEQSPEDAEDGPPELLFIHGGHTAKISDFSWNPNEPWVICSVSEDNIMQVWQMAENIYNDEDPEGAADSEVQA; encoded by the exons ATGGCCGATAAAGACG CTGCATTTGACGATGCCGTGGAGGAAAGGGTGATCAATGAGGAGTACAAGATCTGGAAGAAGAACACTCCTTTCCTCTATGACCTGGTTATGACTCACGCCTTGGAGTGGCCCAGCCTCACTGCCCAGTGGCTGCCAGATGTCACCAG ACCGGAGGGTAAAGACTACAGCGTGCACAGGTTGGTTCTGGGCACTCACACTTCTGATGAGCAGAATCATCTTGTCATCGCTAGTGTGCAGCTCCCAAACGACGATGCCCAGTTTGATGCCTCACATTACGACAGTGAAAAAGGAG AAAATATAG AGTTTGGTGGCTTTGGATCTGTAAGTGGGAAAATAGAAATTGAGATCAAGATCAACCATGAGGGAGAGGTGAACAGAGCTCGTTACATGCCTCAGAATCCCTGCATTATCGCCACTAAGACCCCCACCAGTGATGTGTTGGTTTTTGATTACACAAAGCATCCCTCTAAACCTG ACCCTTCAGGAGAGTGCACCCCTGACCTGCGCTTGAGAGGACATCAGAAGGAAGGTTATGGCCTTTCCTGGAACCCAAACCTCAGTGGTTGTCTCCTTAGTGCTTCTGATGACCAT ACCATCTGCCTGTGGGACATCAGCACAGTGCCCAAGGAGGGAAAGATTGTGGATGCTAAGACCATCTTCACAGGCCACACCGCTGTAGTGGAGGACGTCTCCTGGCATTTGCTCCACGAGTCGCTCTTTGGATCTGTGGCCGATGACCAGAAACTCATGAT CTGGGACACACGGTCCAACAACACCTCCAAGCCCAGTCATGCAGTGGACGCCCACACTGCTGAGGTCAACTGCCTGTCCTTCAATCCTTACAGTGAGTTCATCCTGGCCACTGGCTCTGCAGATAAG ACTGTGGCCCTTTGGGACTTGAGGAacctgaagctgaagctgcacTCGTTTGAGTCTCACAAAGACGAGATCTTCCAG GTTCAGTGGTCTCCCCATAACGAAACCATTCTGGCCTCCAGCGGCACAGACAGAAGACTCAACGTCTGGGACCTCAGTAAGATCGGAGAGGAGCAATCTCCAGAGGATGCTGAAGACGGCCCTCCTGAGCTGCTG tTCATTCATGGAGGACACACAGCTAAGATCTCAGACTTCTCCTGGAACCCCAATGAGCCGTGGG
- the LOC122783470 gene encoding histone-binding protein RBBP4 isoform X1 has protein sequence MADKDAAFDDAVEERVINEEYKIWKKNTPFLYDLVMTHALEWPSLTAQWLPDVTRPEGKDYSVHRLVLGTHTSDEQNHLVIASVQLPNDDAQFDASHYDSEKGENIEFGGFGSVSGKIEIEIKINHEGEVNRARYMPQNPCIIATKTPTSDVLVFDYTKHPSKPEDPSGECTPDLRLRGHQKEGYGLSWNPNLSGCLLSASDDHTICLWDISTVPKEGKIVDAKTIFTGHTAVVEDVSWHLLHESLFGSVADDQKLMIWDTRSNNTSKPSHAVDAHTAEVNCLSFNPYSEFILATGSADKTVALWDLRNLKLKLHSFESHKDEIFQVQWSPHNETILASSGTDRRLNVWDLSKIGEEQSPEDAEDGPPELLFIHGGHTAKISDFSWNPNEPWVICSVSEDNIMQVWQMAENIYNDEDPEGAADSEVQA, from the exons ATGGCCGATAAAGACG CTGCATTTGACGATGCCGTGGAGGAAAGGGTGATCAATGAGGAGTACAAGATCTGGAAGAAGAACACTCCTTTCCTCTATGACCTGGTTATGACTCACGCCTTGGAGTGGCCCAGCCTCACTGCCCAGTGGCTGCCAGATGTCACCAG ACCGGAGGGTAAAGACTACAGCGTGCACAGGTTGGTTCTGGGCACTCACACTTCTGATGAGCAGAATCATCTTGTCATCGCTAGTGTGCAGCTCCCAAACGACGATGCCCAGTTTGATGCCTCACATTACGACAGTGAAAAAGGAG AAAATATAG AGTTTGGTGGCTTTGGATCTGTAAGTGGGAAAATAGAAATTGAGATCAAGATCAACCATGAGGGAGAGGTGAACAGAGCTCGTTACATGCCTCAGAATCCCTGCATTATCGCCACTAAGACCCCCACCAGTGATGTGTTGGTTTTTGATTACACAAAGCATCCCTCTAAACCTG aAGACCCTTCAGGAGAGTGCACCCCTGACCTGCGCTTGAGAGGACATCAGAAGGAAGGTTATGGCCTTTCCTGGAACCCAAACCTCAGTGGTTGTCTCCTTAGTGCTTCTGATGACCAT ACCATCTGCCTGTGGGACATCAGCACAGTGCCCAAGGAGGGAAAGATTGTGGATGCTAAGACCATCTTCACAGGCCACACCGCTGTAGTGGAGGACGTCTCCTGGCATTTGCTCCACGAGTCGCTCTTTGGATCTGTGGCCGATGACCAGAAACTCATGAT CTGGGACACACGGTCCAACAACACCTCCAAGCCCAGTCATGCAGTGGACGCCCACACTGCTGAGGTCAACTGCCTGTCCTTCAATCCTTACAGTGAGTTCATCCTGGCCACTGGCTCTGCAGATAAG ACTGTGGCCCTTTGGGACTTGAGGAacctgaagctgaagctgcacTCGTTTGAGTCTCACAAAGACGAGATCTTCCAG GTTCAGTGGTCTCCCCATAACGAAACCATTCTGGCCTCCAGCGGCACAGACAGAAGACTCAACGTCTGGGACCTCAGTAAGATCGGAGAGGAGCAATCTCCAGAGGATGCTGAAGACGGCCCTCCTGAGCTGCTG tTCATTCATGGAGGACACACAGCTAAGATCTCAGACTTCTCCTGGAACCCCAATGAGCCGTGGG
- the LOC122783470 gene encoding histone-binding protein RBBP4 isoform X3: MADKDAAFDDAVEERVINEEYKIWKKNTPFLYDLVMTHALEWPSLTAQWLPDVTRPEGKDYSVHRLVLGTHTSDEQNHLVIASVQLPNDDAQFDASHYDSEKGEFGGFGSVSGKIEIEIKINHEGEVNRARYMPQNPCIIATKTPTSDVLVFDYTKHPSKPEDPSGECTPDLRLRGHQKEGYGLSWNPNLSGCLLSASDDHTICLWDISTVPKEGKIVDAKTIFTGHTAVVEDVSWHLLHESLFGSVADDQKLMIWDTRSNNTSKPSHAVDAHTAEVNCLSFNPYSEFILATGSADKTVALWDLRNLKLKLHSFESHKDEIFQVQWSPHNETILASSGTDRRLNVWDLSKIGEEQSPEDAEDGPPELLFIHGGHTAKISDFSWNPNEPWVICSVSEDNIMQVWQMAENIYNDEDPEGAADSEVQA; this comes from the exons ATGGCCGATAAAGACG CTGCATTTGACGATGCCGTGGAGGAAAGGGTGATCAATGAGGAGTACAAGATCTGGAAGAAGAACACTCCTTTCCTCTATGACCTGGTTATGACTCACGCCTTGGAGTGGCCCAGCCTCACTGCCCAGTGGCTGCCAGATGTCACCAG ACCGGAGGGTAAAGACTACAGCGTGCACAGGTTGGTTCTGGGCACTCACACTTCTGATGAGCAGAATCATCTTGTCATCGCTAGTGTGCAGCTCCCAAACGACGATGCCCAGTTTGATGCCTCACATTACGACAGTGAAAAAGGAG AGTTTGGTGGCTTTGGATCTGTAAGTGGGAAAATAGAAATTGAGATCAAGATCAACCATGAGGGAGAGGTGAACAGAGCTCGTTACATGCCTCAGAATCCCTGCATTATCGCCACTAAGACCCCCACCAGTGATGTGTTGGTTTTTGATTACACAAAGCATCCCTCTAAACCTG aAGACCCTTCAGGAGAGTGCACCCCTGACCTGCGCTTGAGAGGACATCAGAAGGAAGGTTATGGCCTTTCCTGGAACCCAAACCTCAGTGGTTGTCTCCTTAGTGCTTCTGATGACCAT ACCATCTGCCTGTGGGACATCAGCACAGTGCCCAAGGAGGGAAAGATTGTGGATGCTAAGACCATCTTCACAGGCCACACCGCTGTAGTGGAGGACGTCTCCTGGCATTTGCTCCACGAGTCGCTCTTTGGATCTGTGGCCGATGACCAGAAACTCATGAT CTGGGACACACGGTCCAACAACACCTCCAAGCCCAGTCATGCAGTGGACGCCCACACTGCTGAGGTCAACTGCCTGTCCTTCAATCCTTACAGTGAGTTCATCCTGGCCACTGGCTCTGCAGATAAG ACTGTGGCCCTTTGGGACTTGAGGAacctgaagctgaagctgcacTCGTTTGAGTCTCACAAAGACGAGATCTTCCAG GTTCAGTGGTCTCCCCATAACGAAACCATTCTGGCCTCCAGCGGCACAGACAGAAGACTCAACGTCTGGGACCTCAGTAAGATCGGAGAGGAGCAATCTCCAGAGGATGCTGAAGACGGCCCTCCTGAGCTGCTG tTCATTCATGGAGGACACACAGCTAAGATCTCAGACTTCTCCTGGAACCCCAATGAGCCGTGGG
- the LOC122783470 gene encoding histone-binding protein RBBP4 isoform X4, whose product MADKDAAFDDAVEERVINEEYKIWKKNTPFLYDLVMTHALEWPSLTAQWLPDVTRPEGKDYSVHRLVLGTHTSDEQNHLVIASVQLPNDDAQFDASHYDSEKGEFGGFGSVSGKIEIEIKINHEGEVNRARYMPQNPCIIATKTPTSDVLVFDYTKHPSKPDPSGECTPDLRLRGHQKEGYGLSWNPNLSGCLLSASDDHTICLWDISTVPKEGKIVDAKTIFTGHTAVVEDVSWHLLHESLFGSVADDQKLMIWDTRSNNTSKPSHAVDAHTAEVNCLSFNPYSEFILATGSADKTVALWDLRNLKLKLHSFESHKDEIFQVQWSPHNETILASSGTDRRLNVWDLSKIGEEQSPEDAEDGPPELLFIHGGHTAKISDFSWNPNEPWVICSVSEDNIMQVWQMAENIYNDEDPEGAADSEVQA is encoded by the exons ATGGCCGATAAAGACG CTGCATTTGACGATGCCGTGGAGGAAAGGGTGATCAATGAGGAGTACAAGATCTGGAAGAAGAACACTCCTTTCCTCTATGACCTGGTTATGACTCACGCCTTGGAGTGGCCCAGCCTCACTGCCCAGTGGCTGCCAGATGTCACCAG ACCGGAGGGTAAAGACTACAGCGTGCACAGGTTGGTTCTGGGCACTCACACTTCTGATGAGCAGAATCATCTTGTCATCGCTAGTGTGCAGCTCCCAAACGACGATGCCCAGTTTGATGCCTCACATTACGACAGTGAAAAAGGAG AGTTTGGTGGCTTTGGATCTGTAAGTGGGAAAATAGAAATTGAGATCAAGATCAACCATGAGGGAGAGGTGAACAGAGCTCGTTACATGCCTCAGAATCCCTGCATTATCGCCACTAAGACCCCCACCAGTGATGTGTTGGTTTTTGATTACACAAAGCATCCCTCTAAACCTG ACCCTTCAGGAGAGTGCACCCCTGACCTGCGCTTGAGAGGACATCAGAAGGAAGGTTATGGCCTTTCCTGGAACCCAAACCTCAGTGGTTGTCTCCTTAGTGCTTCTGATGACCAT ACCATCTGCCTGTGGGACATCAGCACAGTGCCCAAGGAGGGAAAGATTGTGGATGCTAAGACCATCTTCACAGGCCACACCGCTGTAGTGGAGGACGTCTCCTGGCATTTGCTCCACGAGTCGCTCTTTGGATCTGTGGCCGATGACCAGAAACTCATGAT CTGGGACACACGGTCCAACAACACCTCCAAGCCCAGTCATGCAGTGGACGCCCACACTGCTGAGGTCAACTGCCTGTCCTTCAATCCTTACAGTGAGTTCATCCTGGCCACTGGCTCTGCAGATAAG ACTGTGGCCCTTTGGGACTTGAGGAacctgaagctgaagctgcacTCGTTTGAGTCTCACAAAGACGAGATCTTCCAG GTTCAGTGGTCTCCCCATAACGAAACCATTCTGGCCTCCAGCGGCACAGACAGAAGACTCAACGTCTGGGACCTCAGTAAGATCGGAGAGGAGCAATCTCCAGAGGATGCTGAAGACGGCCCTCCTGAGCTGCTG tTCATTCATGGAGGACACACAGCTAAGATCTCAGACTTCTCCTGGAACCCCAATGAGCCGTGGG